The Muntiacus reevesi chromosome 7, mMunRee1.1, whole genome shotgun sequence genome includes a region encoding these proteins:
- the RPUSD2 gene encoding pseudouridylate synthase RPUSD2, whose protein sequence is MWLGGRSWLPVLGQVCSRLRCLAFARTWGACRGPMAERLSTGAEAASGLGAPAQQNGDAGGDARGEQPPGHPEPAGSEEEAVSGDAKQPSGNGERAPAAAPGPGKRKKRRGAVGERIVPPPKKRRAGVSFGDEHFAETSYYFEGGLRKVRPYYFDFRTYCKGRWVGHSLLHVFGTEFRAQPLAYYEAAVRAGRLHLNEEPVQDLSIVLKDNDFLRNTVHRHEPPVTAEPIRLLAENEDVVVVDKPSSIPVHPCGRFRHNTVIFILGKEHQLKELHPLHRLDRLTSGVLMFAKTAAVSERIHEQVRDRQLEKEYVCRVAGEFPAEEVTCKEPILVVSYKVGVCRVDPQGKACESVFQRLSYNGHSSVVRCRPLTGRTHQIRVHLQFLGHPILNDPIYNSAAWGPSRGRGGHIPKTDEELLRDLVAEHQARQSLDVLDLCGGDLCPGPPDSTAPSSELSKDCLEEMAASAQKMDGAVEAVPQDLDGVPMASGKATRTDVVNQETDPLCSECRRVPQDPSPQDLVMFLHALRYKGPDFEYHSPMPAWARDDWQEH, encoded by the exons ATGTGGCTGGGAGGCCGGTCGTGGCTCCCGGTTCTTGGGCAAGTGTGTTCCCGTCTCCGGTGCCTCGCATTTGCCAGGACTTGGGGTGCCTGTAGGGGACCCATGGCGGAAAGACTCTCGACCGGGGCTGAGGCAGCGAGCGGGCTGGGGGCTCCAGCTCAGCAAAACGGAGATGCGGGCGGCGACGCGAGGGGTGAGCAGCCCCCTGGGCACCCGGAGCCGGCGGGTTCAGAAGAGGAGGCGGTCTCGGGGGACGCGAAGCAGCCCTCAGGAAACGGGGAGCGGGCCCCGGCTGCAGCCCCGGGCCCTGGCAAGCGGAAGAAGCGGCGGGGCGCGGTTGGAGAGCGCATTGTGCCGCCGCCGAAGAAGCGGCGGGCAGGGGTTAGCTTCGGCGATGAACACTTTGCTGAGACCAGCTACTACTTTGAAGGCGGCTTGCGCAAAGTGCGGCCCTATTACTTTGACTTCCGGACTTATTGCAAAGGCCGCTGGGTGGGCCACAGCTTGCTGCACGTCTTTGGCACGGAGTTCAGAGCCCAGCCCCTGGCCTACTACGAGGCCGCTGTCCGGGCGGGACGCCTGCACCTCAACGAGGAGCCGGTACAGGACCTCAGCATTGTGCTCAAG GACAATGACTTCTTACGGAACACAGTGCATAGGCATGAGCCACCAGTTACAGCAGAACCCATCCGCCTGCTAGCGGAGAACGAAGATGTGGTGGTTGTAGACAAGCCTTCTTCCATTCCTGTCCATCCCTGTGGCCGCTTCCGACATAACACGGTCATCTTCATCCTGGGCAAGGAGCACCAACTAAAGGAGCTACACCCATTGCATCGGCTTGATCGCCTTACCTCCGGGGTCCTCATGTTTGCCAAAACAGCAGCCGTCTCAGAGAGAATTCATGAACAGGTTCGGGACCGGCAG CTGGAGAAGGAATACGTGTGCCGGGTGGCGGGGGAGTTCCCTGCCGAGGAGGTAACCTGCAAGGAGCCTATCTTGGTGGTGTCTTACAAGGTAGGGGTGTGCCGTGTAGATCCTCAGGGCAAGGCCTGTGAGTCAGTGTTCCAGAGACTGAGCTACAACGGCCACTCCAGTGTGGTACGATGCCGGCCACTTACAGGCCGCACCCACCAGATCCGAGTCCACCTCCAGTTCCTGGGCCACCCCATCCTCAATGACCCGATCTACAACTCAGCCGCCTGGGGCCCCTCACGAGGCCGAGGCGGCCACATCCCAAAGACAGATGAGGAACTACTGCGGGACCTTGTGGCAGAGCACCAGGCCAGACAGAGTCTGGATGTGCTAGATCTCTGTGGGGGGGACCTGTGCCCTGGACCCCCAGACTCTACAGCACCTTCCTCAGAGCTCAGCAAGGACTGCCTAGAAGAGATGGCTGCATCTGCCCAGAAGATGGATGGAGCAGTTGAGGCAGTCCCTCAGGATCTGGACGGAGTGCCTATGGCGTCAGGGAAGGCAACCAGAACGGATGTTGTGAATCAAGAGACAGACCCACTCTGTTCAGAGTGCCGGAGAGTGCCACAGGATCCCTCGCCCCAGGACCTTGTGATGTTCCTGCATGCCCTGCGCTATAAAGGGCCAGACTTTGAGTACCATTCACCAATGCCTGCCTGGGCACGAGATGactggcaagaacactga